The following proteins are co-located in the Streptomyces sp. NBC_00435 genome:
- a CDS encoding PhoH family protein, which translates to MTQTPTAKSPAPGQARAHFTVPATHPMVSVLGSGDALLRVVEKAFPKVDIHVRGNQVSAIGSAAEVALIQRLFDEMMLVLRTGQPMTEDAVERSIAMLKSSGNGEGPDETPAEVLTQNILSSRGRTIRPKTLNQKRYVDAIDKHTIVFGIGPAGTGKTYLAMAKAVQALQSKQVSRIILTRPAVEAGERLGFLPGTLFDKIDPYLRPLYDALHDMIDPDSIPRLMAAGTIEVAPLAYMRGRTLNEAFVVLDEAQNTTPEQMKMFLTRLGFDSKIVVTGDVTQVDLPGGAKSGLRQVQDILEGVPDIAFSRLTSEDVVRHKLVGRIVDAYEKYDDSQDGKPSRNGYQRK; encoded by the coding sequence ATGACTCAGACACCGACAGCCAAGAGCCCCGCGCCGGGGCAGGCGCGAGCCCACTTCACCGTCCCGGCCACCCATCCGATGGTCTCCGTCCTCGGCTCGGGCGACGCCCTGTTGCGCGTGGTCGAGAAGGCCTTCCCGAAGGTCGACATCCATGTTCGGGGCAATCAGGTCAGCGCGATCGGCTCCGCGGCGGAAGTCGCCCTGATCCAGCGCCTGTTCGACGAGATGATGCTGGTGCTCCGCACCGGACAGCCGATGACGGAGGACGCAGTGGAACGCTCGATCGCCATGCTCAAGTCGAGCGGCAACGGCGAGGGTCCGGACGAGACGCCCGCCGAGGTGCTCACCCAGAACATCCTCTCCAGCCGCGGGCGCACCATCCGCCCCAAGACCCTCAACCAGAAGCGGTACGTCGACGCGATCGACAAGCACACGATCGTCTTCGGCATCGGCCCCGCCGGTACCGGCAAGACCTACCTGGCCATGGCCAAGGCGGTCCAGGCCCTGCAGTCCAAGCAGGTCAGCCGGATCATCCTGACCCGCCCGGCGGTCGAGGCGGGCGAACGCCTGGGCTTCCTCCCCGGCACCCTCTTCGACAAGATCGACCCGTACCTGCGCCCGCTCTACGACGCCCTGCACGACATGATCGACCCGGACTCGATCCCGCGCCTGATGGCGGCGGGCACCATCGAGGTGGCGCCCCTGGCATACATGAGGGGTCGCACTCTGAATGAGGCGTTCGTCGTCCTCGACGAGGCGCAGAACACCACCCCCGAGCAGATGAAGATGTTCCTGACCCGGCTCGGGTTCGACTCGAAGATCGTCGTCACCGGTGACGTGACCCAGGTCGACCTGCCGGGTGGCGCCAAGAGCGGTCTGCGGCAGGTCCAGGACATCCTGGAAGGCGTGCCGGACATCGCCTTCTCGCGGCTCACGTCCGAGGATGTCGTCCGGCACAAGCTGGTCGGCCGTATCGTCGACGCGTACGAGAAGTACGACGACAGCCAGGACGGGAAGCCGTCCCGGAACGGCTACCAGCGGAAGTAG